Proteins encoded in a region of the Dendropsophus ebraccatus isolate aDenEbr1 chromosome 11, aDenEbr1.pat, whole genome shotgun sequence genome:
- the CLDN4 gene encoding claudin-4, protein MASLGLQVLGIALAIVGWLGTLVCCALPMWRVTAFIGNNIVVAQIMWEGLWMNCVVQSTGQMQCKIYDSMLALPQDLQAARALIVIAIVVALLGVMLSIVGGKCTNCIEDESAKAKVMIVSGIIVILAGILTLIPVSWSANNIIRDFYNPLVVEAQKRELGASLYIGWAAAALLILGGAMLCCNCPPREQKPYSAKYSAARSGPASNYV, encoded by the coding sequence ATGGCCTCCTTGGGTCTGCAAGTCCTGGGCATTGCCCTTGCCATCGTAGGCTGGCTGGGCACACTGGTCTGTTGTGCTCTCCCAATGTGGAGAGTAACTGCCTTCATCGGAAACAACATTGTGGTAGCCCAAATCATGTGGGAAGGACTATGGATGAACTGCGTGGTGCAAAGTACTGGACAGATGCAATGCAAGATCTACGACTCCATGCTTGCCCTGCCCCAGGATCTTCAAGCGGCCAGAGCCCTGATTGTCATTGCCATCGTTGTGGCTCTCCTGGGAGTTATGCTGTCCATTGTCGGAGGCAAGTGCACCAACTGCATAGAAGATGAGTCCGCAAAAGCCAAGGTCATGATTGTCAGTGGAATTATTGTCATCCTGGCTGGTATCCTTACTCTGATCCCCGTCTCCTGGTCTGCAAACAACATCATCAGGGATTTCTACAACCCACTGGTGGTGGAAGCACAGAAGAGAGAACTGGGAGCATCGCTGTACATTGGATGGGCTGCAGCTGCCCTCTTAATCCTGGGTGGTGCCATGCTGTGCTGCAACTGCCCACCAAGGGAACAGAAACCCTACTCTGCCAAATACTCAGCTGCAAGATCTGGACCAGCCAGCAACTACGTTTAA